In one window of Hemicordylus capensis ecotype Gifberg chromosome 10, rHemCap1.1.pri, whole genome shotgun sequence DNA:
- the RPP25 gene encoding ribonuclease P protein subunit p25: MHPGDSVAVGPSSSLLARAQKMTPGGVGQQPPAPRPAATAAQSGMENFRKVKTSEEESPLPFAGLPLDVVEMKVKEGSKIRNLMGFAMARMELEATRQIVFSGYGRAVTKTVTCVEIMKRKLGGLHQVTRVQYKTLREVWENKDPPPEGTHAEHLTVHKNVPSICILLSKDPLDPNQMGYQPPNPPDGLWVDEGDTREERSGTSPKGMKRRLLDAPHEEAPPNKRPQLQVQEMIQEDLGTVVGCGN; encoded by the coding sequence ATGCACCCCGGCGACTCGGTGGCCGTGGGACCCTCCTCGTCCCTCCTGGCCCGAGCCCAGAAGATGACTCCGGGAGGGGTGGGACAGCAGCCCCCCGCGCCCCGGCCTGCGGCCACCGCCGCCCAGTCCGGGATGGAGAACTTCAGGAAGGTCAAGACCTCGGAGGAGGAGAGCCCCTTGCCCTTCGCCGGCTTGCCTCTGGACGTGGTGGAGATGAAGGTGAAGGAGGGCAGCAAGATCCGGAACCTGATGGGCTTCGCCATGGCCAGGATGGAGTTGGAGGCCACCCGGCAGATCGTCTTCAGCGGCTACGGCCGGGCGGTCACCAAGACAGTCACCTGCGTGGAGATCATGAAGCGGAAGCTGGGGGGGCTACACCAGGTCACCAGGGTGCAATACAAGACCCTGCGGGAGGTCTGGGAGAACAAGGACCCCCCGCCCGAGGGAACCCACGCGGAACATCTCACCGTCCACAAGAACGTGCCCTCCATCTGTATCCTGCTCTCCAAAGACCCCCTGGACCCCAACCAGATGGGGTACCAGCCCCCCAACCCTCCAGATGGCCTGTGGGTGGATGAAGGGGACACGCGGGAGGAGCGATCCGGCACCTCCCCAAAGGGaatgaagaggaggctgctggacgCACCTCACGAGGAGGCTCCGCCGAACAAGAGGCCCCAACTGCAGGTACAGGAGATGATCCAGGAGGACCTGGGGACGGTGGTGGGCTGTGGAAATTGA